From a single Drosophila gunungcola strain Sukarami chromosome 2L unlocalized genomic scaffold, Dgunungcola_SK_2 000008F, whole genome shotgun sequence genomic region:
- the LOC128253362 gene encoding histone H1-like codes for MSDSAVATSASPVAAPPAPVEKKVAAKKATGSAATKAKKPTAPPSHPPTQQMVDASIKNLKERGGSSLLAIKKYIAATYKCDAQKLAPFIKKYLKSAVVNGKLIQTKGKGASGSFKLSASAKKDPKPKVASVDKKVKSKKLTVKKTGVTAKKAAGAADKKPKAKKAVAIKKTAEKKKTEKAKAKDAKKTGTVKAKPAATKAKTTAAKPKVAKASKAKPAASAKPKKAIKKAAAPATAKKPKAKTTAAKK; via the coding sequence ATGTCTGATTCTGCAGTTGCAACGTCCGCGTCCCCAGTGGCTGCCCCACCAGCGCCAGTTGAGAAAAAGGTGGCTGCCAAAAAGGCAACTGGATCTGCTGccacaaaggcaaagaagCCGACTGCACCACCATCGCACCCGCCAACTCAGCAAATGGTGGACGCTTCAATCAAGAACTTGAAGGAACGTGGCGGCTCATCGCTTCTGGCAATCAAGAAATATATCGCTGCCACATACAAATGCGATGCCCAAAAACTGGCTCCATTCATCAAGAAGTACTTGAAATCGGCCGTGGTCAATGGAAAGCTGATCCAAACAAAGGGAAAGGGTGCGTCTGGTTCATTTAAACTGTCGGCCTCGGCCAAGAAGGATCCCAAGCCAAAAGTTGCGTCTGTTGATAAAAAGGTCAAAAGCAAGAAGTTAACCGTTAAGAAGACCGGTGTCACCGCCAAGAAAGCTGCCGGAGCTGCTGACAAGAAGCCCAAAGCTAAGAAGGCCGTGGCCATAAAAAAGACCGCcgagaaaaagaaaaccgaGAAGGCAAAAGCCAAGGATGCCAAGAAAACTGGAACCGTGAAGGCAaaaccagcagcaacaaaggcCAAAACTACCGCAGCGAAACCGAAGGTGGCCAAAGCATCCAAGGCCAAACCAGCGGCGTCAGCTAAGCCCAAAAAGGCGATAAAGAAAGCAGCTGCTCCTGCTACCGCTAAGAAGCCGAAAGCAAAGACTACGGCTGCTAAGAAGTAA